The Nostoc sp. NIES-3756 DNA window CCAGTATTGACTATTACCGTATCAGGAATTGTTGGTGCAGAAATCCACTCGCCATTTTTCGTTTGAACTTCTAACCCACCCACCTCATCTTGAAATAGTAATGTAATACTGCCATAGTCAGAATGTTCCCCTGCACGCACTTGTCCCGGACGGGGTGATGTCTGCAAGGGAGGATAGTGTAGCAGGCGCAAAGTATGGTGATGTTGATTATGTCTAATGGTAAAAAAATTAACTTGTAATTCTAAGGCTAAAGCCAAAGCTTCTAATACAGTATTAGCCAGTTCTGTACAAGCTTGATAAAAGGCAATAATTAGAGGTTCTTTATTTGGAGAAATAGGAGTAGGGAGTGGAGATAAAGCGCCTAGTGAGAGTTTTCCATTCTTTGAGACGCTTAATGTAGCTTGCTTCTTTGGAGGAGTACCGCAGGCATACCCAGAGGGGGAGTGAGGAGAAAGGTTAATATTTTCACTATCAACATACAGGTTGATATTAAAGGCCTCTTTTAAATCACCTGGTTGTTTGGGATTAAGGCTTTCTCTTGCCATTGCCACATAGCCTACATTACTAAATTCATCACTCCAGGCTAGTTGCTGTTTCACCTCTACAGGTAAATCGAAAAATTTTTTGCTTAAACAAAATACTTGCTCAAGAATTTCTGGCGATAATTCTGTTTGTAAATACATAAAGCCAATTTCATGACAAGCTTGATATATTTGTTTGACTATATTTTGCTGAGTTTGTACATCACCATGTTTAAACTTAGCTAAATTTATTAATGGGATTTTCATTATTTCGACCCTTAAAGTTTGTTTGTAAACTTGTTGAATTTTTGGGTTTTTAGAAACTTATTAATACACACTATCTCTCTTTATAAAGATATTTATTATAACTTTTCAACATTTATAGAGTGTTTACTCACAATCTTATAACTTTTATATTTCGTTATTTATTTTCAATAGAAACGCCATTTTAACGATAAAAACCAATGCCACATTGTCAATTAAACTAAAGCTGCATTTTCTATAATGTTGCTAAAAAATTAGATAAGAACAAATATTATCATATTGTCATCAGCAATTTTACTGAATTAAGTAGATTATAAATAGGAGGTCAAATAAATAGCGTTAATAGCTTGATAACACATAGTAAAAACTTACATTCCCATTTCAGTTACTTACTATTATCAGCCCTGTCAAAATTTTGTTGCTTCCTGGTATCTAAGTGATGTAGTGTAAAATTTA harbors:
- a CDS encoding isopenicillin N synthase family dioxygenase, whose protein sequence is MMKIPLINLAKFKHGDVQTQQNIVKQIYQACHEIGFMYLQTELSPEILEQVFCLSKKFFDLPVEVKQQLAWSDEFSNVGYVAMARESLNPKQPGDLKEAFNINLYVDSENINLSPHSPSGYACGTPPKKQATLSVSKNGKLSLGALSPLPTPISPNKEPLIIAFYQACTELANTVLEALALALELQVNFFTIRHNQHHHTLRLLHYPPLQTSPRPGQVRAGEHSDYGSITLLFQDEVGGLEVQTKNGEWISAPTIPDTVIVNTGDLMQRWTNDVFCSTKHRVIVPNNHRVQRSRYSIAFFCHPNHDTEIACLESCQQGKAPIYPPVLAGEYLVSRLQATY